Proteins found in one Candidatus Woesearchaeota archaeon genomic segment:
- a CDS encoding restriction endonuclease subunit S, with the protein MNTYSEYKDSGIDWIGKIPKSWQVKKLKYIADIKTGDKDTVDREDDGKYPFFVRSQTVEKISSYSFDGEAVLTAGDGVGVGKVFHYINGKFDYHQRVYGIKNFKDVNGRYFYYFLKENLRKEIARNNAKSTVDSLRLPMFKDFHVTFGNIDEQKKIVDFLDSKSERIKEFVHKKKELIELLKAQRISLINQVITKGLNRTVELKESNITWIGKFPKHWIIKKLKYNTYIKGRIGWQALKTDEFVDEGPYCVTGTDFKEGEINWNSCYHVGEERWAMDKFIQLKEKDLVITKDGTIGKIAIVKNLNGKACLNSGVFVTRPKNEDYITEYMYWVLNSTIFTEFINFEKKGTTISHLYQNVFENMPYTQPPISEQKEIVKFLDQETSQIDKSIEKIQKEIGLLEEYKEALISEAVTGKIKVTHE; encoded by the coding sequence ATGAACACCTACTCTGAATACAAAGACAGTGGTATTGACTGGATTGGAAAAATTCCAAAGAGTTGGCAAGTTAAGAAATTAAAGTATATTGCAGACATTAAAACAGGCGATAAAGATACAGTTGATCGTGAAGATGATGGAAAATATCCTTTTTTTGTTAGGTCACAGACTGTGGAGAAAATTAGTTCATATTCATTTGACGGTGAGGCAGTATTAACTGCAGGAGATGGGGTAGGCGTAGGTAAAGTATTTCATTATATTAATGGCAAATTTGATTATCATCAAAGAGTATATGGAATAAAAAATTTCAAAGATGTAAATGGAAGATATTTTTATTATTTCCTTAAAGAAAATCTGCGTAAAGAAATTGCAAGAAATAACGCTAAATCAACTGTTGATTCTTTAAGATTGCCAATGTTTAAGGATTTCCATGTTACTTTTGGAAACATAGATGAGCAGAAAAAAATTGTTGATTTCTTAGATTCGAAATCAGAAAGAATTAAAGAATTTGTACATAAGAAAAAAGAACTTATAGAACTTCTTAAAGCACAGCGAATATCTCTTATCAATCAAGTTATTACTAAAGGTTTGAATAGAACTGTTGAATTAAAAGAGTCTAATATAACTTGGATTGGAAAATTTCCGAAGCATTGGATTATTAAGAAACTTAAATATAATACCTATATTAAAGGCAGAATAGGTTGGCAAGCATTAAAAACTGATGAGTTTGTTGATGAAGGTCCTTATTGTGTTACAGGAACCGACTTTAAAGAGGGGGAAATCAATTGGAATAGTTGTTATCATGTTGGTGAAGAAAGATGGGCGATGGATAAATTCATCCAATTGAAAGAAAAAGATCTTGTAATTACTAAAGATGGAACAATTGGTAAAATTGCAATTGTAAAAAATTTAAATGGTAAAGCTTGTTTGAATAGTGGCGTTTTTGTTACAAGACCAAAGAATGAAGATTATATTACTGAGTATATGTATTGGGTTTTAAATTCAACTATATTTACTGAATTTATTAATTTTGAAAAGAAAGGCACTACTATTTCCCATTTATATCAAAATGTATTCGAGAATATGCCTTATACTCAACCTCCTATCTCTGAACAGAAAGAGATTGTTAAATTTTTAGATCAAGAAACATCACAAATAGATAAATCCATAGAAAAGATTCAGAAAGAGATTGGGCTTTTAGAGGAGTACAAGGAAGCTCTTATTTCTGAGGCTGTGACTGGAAAAATAAAGGTGACGCATGAATAA